Below is a genomic region from Ammonifex degensii KC4.
CCTTTACCGACGCCCACGTGCTGCTCTTGCCGGTACCCACCCGCCAGGGACCGATGTGGGTGACCTGCCCGATGGCGCTCCGACTGATTGGGCTGGAGGTCGGCGGCGTGGATGAAAACGCAGTCTATCTGGAAAACTCCTCCGACAATCGGCTCAACCTGGGGTGGCTTCTGTTGCCGGTGAAGCCATGCGAACAAATGAACGCGGTCACCAGTCAGTTGCGAAGTTTGACCATCCCTGAATATATCTGCAACCGCCTGGCTCTGGTACCGGACCGGCTCTTTGCCCATATCGTCAACAGCAACCTGGAGGTGCGCACCTCCGTCTCCATCAACCCCGAAACGGGAGCGGCCGAAGAGCACGCGCTGTTCTCTTATGAAGCGCTCCCGCGCACGACGGTGCTCGTCTGGGAGGTCATCGCCAAGAACCCTACTCATTTCAACATAGGTGGGCGGCCAATTACCGCGGTGTCCAACCCGGCAAATGTCTATCAGGTTGCCACACAAGCCCATCCCTACCTGGAACACCTGGGTATCGGCGGCATGGGTACCCGGGGCATGGGGCGGCTGAGGGTGGTTTACGCGAACCAATCACCTACCAATGAAACCGTCTCATGCAGTCTGGCTGCTTCAGAGCAGGAAACCCCGTCCACCAGCCAGGAGGAGGGGCGGTCATGAGGGAAACGCAAATGACCAACCTGGACATTCAATGCGCCGAGTTGGG
It encodes:
- a CDS encoding RAMP superfamily CRISPR-associated protein, encoding MASYEKFLQVGLALDPIHVGAGGARIGRVDLTIVRDPVTQVPKIPGSSLAGVYRTYTAMHYEDERQKQIRQAAQPRQQFQGRQKPFYPDCAGLGLDQNRGHCRQPDCPVCTVFGFAAGSGQSGGFAGLAAFTDAHVLLLPVPTRQGPMWVTCPMALRLIGLEVGGVDENAVYLENSSDNRLNLGWLLLPVKPCEQMNAVTSQLRSLTIPEYICNRLALVPDRLFAHIVNSNLEVRTSVSINPETGAAEEHALFSYEALPRTTVLVWEVIAKNPTHFNIGGRPITAVSNPANVYQVATQAHPYLEHLGIGGMGTRGMGRLRVVYANQSPTNETVSCSLAASEQETPSTSQEEGRS